The following proteins are co-located in the Candidatus Zymogenus saltonus genome:
- a CDS encoding glycosyltransferase family 4 protein, whose amino-acid sequence MKVAYILEGIKPGWLTYEMDALRNIGVEIDINPNNPAVYNDFSPYAGPKKRSLGRDILNLTGRFFGGPFVIRPHFGRMRRYAGWRIAISTIAMARGIKERNAVIIHAHFATGPAASAMVVSELTGIPFAFTGHGYDLYREPIDWGFQAEKCRRAAFVRCISEFNRRHLMGKTGLDGGNFHVVPCGVDTERFRPDGGADSTPDGDRIILTVAALVPPKGIPFLLKACSSDKVKRLNRKLVIVGDGPMRDLLTREASRLNIDVEFAGEVKNSEIMEYYRRADLFVLPCITAPDGHHDGIPVAMMEAMAAGVPVISTNISGIPELVDNEKSGILVGEKDTKALAEAIERLLTDGDLRRRFSVEGRKRVVEKFNIVDVAGRLKNLFMKHSVRGA is encoded by the coding sequence ATGAAGGTCGCGTACATATTGGAGGGGATCAAGCCGGGCTGGCTGACCTACGAGATGGATGCCCTGAGGAATATCGGAGTCGAAATAGACATCAACCCGAATAATCCCGCGGTGTATAATGATTTTTCGCCCTACGCGGGACCGAAGAAGAGATCTCTCGGCCGCGACATTCTGAATCTCACGGGGCGGTTTTTCGGGGGACCCTTTGTGATCCGTCCCCACTTCGGTCGAATGAGGAGGTACGCCGGATGGCGGATTGCGATCTCGACCATCGCCATGGCAAGGGGGATAAAGGAGAGGAATGCTGTGATCATCCACGCCCACTTCGCCACGGGGCCCGCGGCCTCGGCGATGGTTGTGTCTGAGCTGACCGGGATTCCCTTCGCCTTTACCGGCCACGGCTACGACCTCTACAGGGAGCCGATAGACTGGGGGTTTCAAGCCGAGAAGTGTCGAAGGGCGGCCTTCGTCAGGTGCATATCCGAGTTCAACAGGAGGCACCTGATGGGAAAGACCGGCCTTGACGGCGGGAACTTCCACGTCGTTCCCTGCGGTGTGGACACGGAGCGCTTTCGCCCGGACGGGGGGGCCGATTCGACGCCGGACGGGGACCGGATCATCCTTACGGTTGCGGCCCTCGTTCCCCCGAAGGGTATACCCTTCCTGCTGAAGGCGTGCTCCAGCGATAAGGTTAAAAGGCTGAATAGGAAGCTCGTGATCGTCGGCGACGGCCCGATGAGGGACCTGCTGACGAGGGAGGCCTCAAGGCTTAATATCGATGTGGAGTTTGCCGGGGAGGTAAAAAACAGCGAGATAATGGAATATTACCGGAGGGCCGATCTATTTGTCCTTCCGTGCATCACTGCGCCGGACGGCCACCACGACGGCATCCCGGTTGCCATGATGGAGGCGATGGCGGCTGGCGTCCCCGTTATATCGACAAACATATCCGGGATCCCGGAGCTGGTTGATAACGAGAAAAGCGGGATACTGGTCGGGGAAAAGGACACAAAGGCGTTGGCGGAAGCTATAGAGAGGCTCCTTACGGACGGCGACCTTAGGAGGAGGTTTTCCGTTGAGGGGAGAAAAAGGGTCGTTGAGAAGTTCAATATCGTGGATGTGGCGGGGAGGCTTAAAAATCTTTTTATGAAACACTCGGTGAGGGGAGCGTGA